From the genome of Kaistella daneshvariae, one region includes:
- a CDS encoding TlpA family protein disulfide reductase, whose translation MKKKFCRGILSLIFTAMLCMQIPAQYKALKVGDTLPEEVWTTPLQLVNSHQKTLQLGKERDKLILLDFWATWCAACLKNSPKMTALEKQFEGQLKVVPVTTESRMVLDKFFASKNGQRYKQLESVVGDKMLSELFPHVAIPFMVWIKNGKVISTTDAEQVTPLSIEATLKGEKTSLQTVVQIDRNRPLMLAEQFDLEKGTTLKNYVLFSKGRIRAIAPGSGFHRQGLLTYGRQFTNVPLLRIYRGIAYELFEAHGQKFSKKRLVNLVKEPALLDFAPGDDEKAFDTKSYNFEFIVPLSHVSMLYPEMLKAVNTYSEYTATLELQNRKCLVLKRSPSAENKAVKNSRNELSVDPRPLASLVNDVNDMSFTELPLIDESAYKGDLYIDLTHISSLDSLKKVFETEGFQVQEANRELLMMVLRDK comes from the coding sequence ATGAAAAAAAAGTTTTGCAGGGGGATACTTTCCCTCATATTCACGGCAATGCTATGCATGCAGATACCTGCACAGTATAAAGCCCTAAAGGTTGGGGACACCCTCCCCGAAGAAGTCTGGACCACTCCCCTTCAGCTCGTCAACAGCCACCAGAAAACTTTGCAGCTTGGCAAGGAAAGAGACAAACTTATCCTGCTGGACTTCTGGGCAACCTGGTGTGCCGCCTGTCTGAAGAATTCTCCAAAAATGACCGCACTGGAGAAACAGTTTGAAGGACAGCTGAAAGTTGTACCCGTTACTACGGAAAGCCGGATGGTTCTGGACAAATTTTTTGCTTCAAAAAACGGCCAGCGTTACAAACAGCTGGAGTCCGTTGTCGGAGATAAAATGCTCTCAGAATTATTTCCTCATGTGGCAATCCCCTTTATGGTGTGGATCAAAAACGGAAAAGTAATAAGCACCACAGACGCCGAGCAGGTTACCCCGCTTAGTATTGAAGCAACGCTGAAAGGTGAAAAAACCTCGCTTCAAACCGTGGTTCAGATCGACCGGAACCGACCACTCATGTTAGCAGAACAGTTTGACCTGGAGAAGGGCACCACCTTAAAGAATTATGTGCTGTTCTCCAAGGGACGCATTAGAGCCATTGCACCGGGCAGCGGTTTCCACCGGCAGGGTTTGCTTACTTATGGCAGACAGTTTACAAACGTACCTCTGCTTCGCATCTACCGTGGTATTGCCTATGAGCTGTTTGAAGCCCACGGGCAGAAGTTCAGTAAAAAGCGGCTTGTAAACCTGGTAAAAGAACCCGCCCTGTTGGACTTTGCACCCGGTGACGATGAAAAGGCATTCGATACGAAGTCATATAACTTTGAATTCATAGTGCCGCTGTCACACGTGAGCATGCTGTATCCTGAAATGCTGAAAGCAGTTAATACCTATTCAGAATATACCGCGACGCTGGAACTGCAGAACAGAAAATGCCTGGTACTGAAGAGAAGTCCGTCAGCTGAAAATAAGGCCGTAAAAAACAGCAGAAATGAACTTTCCGTAGATCCCCGGCCTCTTGCATCACTTGTTAATGATGTAAATGACATGTCCTTCACCGAGCTGCCTTTAATCGACGAATCAGCATATAAGGGTGATCTCTATATCGATCTTACCCATATTTCAAGTTTGGATTCATTGAAAAAAGTCTTTGAAACGGAGGGATTTCAGGTTCAGGAAGCAAACAGGGAACTGCTAATGATGGTGTTGCGGGATAAGTAA
- a CDS encoding SusC/RagA family TonB-linked outer membrane protein — MKKLLFSAAFGFVCSWISAQYTVTGTVIDEQAGMPLAGILITPHGSGTASLTDREGRFSLQVRDPEIKINFSGAGYIAQEVKISLPLQASLRVILIPKTATIEEITLKTGYQQIPKERATGAFSTVNSNQLSKQVTTNIMDRLPAVASGVLVDQTTNDTPQLMVRGLSSLRGPKNPLIILDDFPYEGNLANINPEMVESVTVLKDAAASSIWGARAANGVIVITTRKGKFGQPFSVDFTANTTMSDKPELNYIRQMSSSDFIDVEKELFSRGYYNSAINSTSHPVLTPVVDLLNQVKKGQISAEDAEHQIALLRQADVRDQYRKYMYSPSLNQQYALNISGGSPKISWTAGLGYDKNSGNLSEQTERTNFRLQNTWKPTGRLSFSAGVIYADLSSRSGRTGYGGVRMSGQWQVPYLQFADAEGRQLVVPSIYDQRYKESLAKTGLLDWNYYPLTDWQHSVSESLSSDLLLNAALQYKIFKGLEAEVRYQFQRTDRADQTLHDEKSYTARRYVNNFAYYDAAGILKFRVPKGGILDRYNILTSVNNLRGQLNYRLSSEAHEVAAIAGAEVRATEAASSQTRDYGYNVIRKSAQSVDYLNPYPQFVTGASDFITNMRGMNERNTNFVSLYVNAAYTYAKKYTISGSIRRDASNLFGLNTNDQWNPFWSAGLAWKVSDESFYPSQWLPTLKLRGSYGFSGNIDPAMVAVTTIIYDTSPSTYTGTGMARIDQFYNPNLRWETIRMINMGLDFTLLNNRVTGSFDFFSKKGSNLFGPASLDYTTGIFSMLMNVAGMKGHGVDVELRTQNLSNANFQWNTLLNFSTYKDEVTDYYVRSSFANNYVSTSGSTVLISGKTGLPVYSIFAYKWAGLDPQTGDPRGYLNGEVSTDYTAITGSEKGIEELKFFGSAVPTTYGSLINTLAYRRFSLELGLTYKFGYWFRRNSIQYTQLLSDRVGHSDYEQRWQHPGDEAFTDVPSLIYTTNSPRDQFYSGSEVLVEKGDHVRFQYLNLGFDFPVTRFTNLPFNSLRLYGAVSNLGILWQANRSGLDPDHSFGINALKPVRSYSLGFNLKF; from the coding sequence ATGAAAAAATTATTGTTTTCAGCTGCCTTTGGGTTCGTTTGCAGCTGGATCAGTGCGCAGTACACCGTAACAGGCACTGTCATCGACGAACAGGCGGGGATGCCGCTCGCTGGAATCCTTATTACTCCTCACGGCAGTGGGACTGCCTCACTTACGGACCGTGAGGGCAGGTTTAGCTTGCAGGTAAGAGACCCGGAAATCAAAATAAATTTTAGCGGTGCCGGCTACATCGCTCAGGAGGTGAAAATCAGTTTGCCGTTGCAGGCTTCTCTTCGGGTCATCCTCATTCCTAAAACTGCCACTATTGAAGAAATCACTCTGAAAACAGGTTATCAGCAAATCCCGAAAGAAAGAGCCACGGGCGCCTTTTCTACGGTAAATAGCAATCAGTTGAGCAAACAGGTAACAACTAATATAATGGATCGGCTGCCTGCGGTCGCTAGTGGGGTTCTTGTCGATCAAACTACCAATGATACACCGCAATTGATGGTTAGGGGATTAAGCAGCCTGCGTGGTCCTAAGAACCCACTGATTATTCTCGACGATTTTCCTTACGAGGGCAACCTGGCTAATATTAATCCCGAAATGGTCGAATCCGTAACAGTACTCAAGGACGCTGCTGCCTCCAGTATTTGGGGTGCACGCGCTGCAAACGGCGTTATTGTAATCACCACCCGAAAAGGCAAATTTGGTCAGCCTTTTAGTGTGGATTTCACCGCCAATACAACGATGAGCGACAAACCGGAACTCAATTATATCCGTCAGATGTCAAGTTCCGATTTTATTGATGTCGAGAAGGAACTTTTCTCCCGTGGCTACTATAACAGCGCGATCAACTCTACCAGCCACCCCGTCTTAACACCGGTTGTAGATTTACTGAATCAGGTAAAAAAAGGGCAGATTTCGGCGGAAGATGCAGAGCACCAAATCGCTTTGCTCCGCCAGGCCGATGTTCGGGACCAGTACCGGAAATACATGTATAGCCCCTCACTCAATCAGCAGTATGCGCTGAATATTTCCGGTGGCAGCCCCAAAATTTCGTGGACTGCAGGTCTCGGGTATGATAAGAATTCAGGAAATCTTTCAGAACAGACGGAGAGAACGAATTTCAGACTCCAGAATACCTGGAAGCCTACTGGGCGCCTCAGTTTTTCAGCAGGAGTGATCTATGCGGATCTAAGCTCCCGTTCGGGCCGCACCGGCTATGGTGGGGTGCGGATGAGCGGACAGTGGCAGGTTCCTTATCTTCAGTTTGCCGATGCTGAAGGCAGACAGCTGGTAGTGCCCTCCATTTACGACCAGCGCTACAAAGAAAGCTTGGCAAAAACAGGGCTTCTGGATTGGAATTACTACCCGCTTACCGATTGGCAGCATTCAGTGAGTGAAAGTTTATCCTCCGATCTCCTACTCAATGCTGCACTTCAATACAAAATTTTCAAAGGTTTGGAAGCTGAAGTAAGGTATCAGTTCCAACGCACCGACCGTGCGGATCAAACACTCCATGACGAGAAGAGCTATACGGCACGCAGGTATGTCAATAACTTCGCCTATTACGATGCCGCCGGAATACTGAAATTTAGGGTTCCTAAAGGCGGAATTTTAGACCGCTACAATATACTGACGTCCGTTAACAATTTACGCGGTCAGCTGAATTACCGCCTTTCCTCAGAGGCACATGAAGTGGCTGCGATTGCCGGTGCTGAAGTACGTGCCACAGAAGCGGCAAGCAGCCAGACCCGGGATTACGGATACAACGTAATCCGGAAATCAGCTCAAAGCGTGGATTACCTGAACCCGTATCCCCAATTTGTTACGGGCGCGTCAGACTTCATTACCAACATGCGGGGGATGAATGAACGGAATACCAATTTCGTCTCACTCTATGTGAACGCAGCTTATACCTATGCTAAAAAATATACCATTTCGGGGAGTATCCGGAGGGATGCCAGCAACCTCTTTGGACTCAATACCAACGATCAGTGGAATCCGTTTTGGTCTGCGGGCCTGGCCTGGAAAGTATCCGATGAAAGCTTTTATCCGTCCCAATGGCTGCCAACACTTAAATTGCGTGGCTCTTACGGTTTTAGTGGAAATATTGACCCAGCCATGGTCGCGGTCACCACTATTATTTACGATACCAGCCCATCTACTTACACTGGCACCGGAATGGCCAGAATTGATCAATTTTACAACCCCAACCTGCGCTGGGAAACCATCCGTATGATCAATATGGGGCTGGACTTTACATTGCTGAATAACAGGGTAACTGGATCATTTGATTTTTTCAGTAAAAAAGGAAGCAATCTTTTTGGACCGGCCTCTCTTGATTATACGACCGGAATTTTTTCTATGCTGATGAATGTGGCCGGAATGAAAGGTCATGGAGTGGATGTGGAGCTGCGCACCCAAAACCTTTCCAACGCAAACTTTCAGTGGAATACCTTATTGAACTTCAGTACTTATAAAGATGAAGTCACAGATTATTACGTGCGGAGTAGCTTTGCTAATAATTACGTCAGTACGTCAGGTTCGACCGTATTGATTTCCGGAAAAACGGGGCTACCGGTTTATTCCATATTTGCTTACAAATGGGCAGGATTAGATCCCCAGACAGGCGACCCGCGGGGTTACCTGAATGGTGAGGTGAGCACTGATTATACCGCAATCACCGGATCTGAAAAAGGTATAGAAGAGCTTAAATTTTTTGGATCTGCTGTTCCCACTACCTACGGATCGCTGATCAACACCTTGGCATACAGACGATTTTCTCTGGAATTAGGTCTTACTTATAAATTCGGTTACTGGTTCAGACGCAATTCTATACAATACACCCAGCTGCTCTCAGACCGCGTAGGCCACAGCGATTATGAGCAACGGTGGCAGCACCCGGGCGATGAAGCTTTTACTGATGTACCTTCCCTGATCTATACCACGAACTCGCCGCGAGACCAGTTTTACAGCGGATCTGAAGTTCTGGTGGAAAAAGGCGACCATGTCCGGTTCCAATATCTCAATCTGGGCTTCGATTTCCCGGTAACCCGTTTCACTAACCTGCCCTTTAATTCGCTTCGGCTTTACGGAGCCGTAAGTAATCTGGGTATCCTGTGGCAAGCCAACCGGAGCGGTCTGGATCCTGATCACAGTTTTGGAATCAACGCTCTTAAACCAGTACGGAGCTATTCACTCGGATTTAATCTTAAATTTTAA
- a CDS encoding RagB/SusD family nutrient uptake outer membrane protein produces the protein MKNMLKIITFASAFFLLGCNEFLDEKSNSSLATPETLEDNQALLDRSSVRSQTPVSAQVASDDIYVSDEDFNNMPLETEKRLYTWQPDRVSTPGDNDWGYTYQRINIFNTVLYNLDRYKIANADNVRGQALVFRAGAYLDAAQVWCQVYDKNTASSKQGLPLRLVPDMNIPSVRATLHQTYDQILADLHAAISLLPPFQPSAVRPSRATALGYLARAYLYMGDYEKSLLYGREALATYSSLLDYNLLNPAASFPIAAVNTEVLMPLSMVYSYFLPTNQAKIPAALYNTFADNDLRKVIFFKKNTVGEVLFKGNYTGNSTRYSGLATDEIYLTVAESYAHTGDLDQAMQVLNKLLITRWKKGTFVPYSAATKAEALQKISEERRKELLLRGLRWADIKRYNRDGANLTLKRVVNGVTFTLPPNDLRYAIAIPEDIIKMTGMPQNER, from the coding sequence ATGAAAAACATGCTAAAAATTATAACCTTCGCTTCAGCTTTCTTTCTGCTGGGCTGCAACGAATTTTTGGACGAAAAATCCAATTCATCACTCGCTACACCCGAAACTCTTGAAGACAATCAGGCACTTCTGGACCGCAGCTCGGTCCGAAGCCAAACTCCCGTAAGCGCACAGGTAGCTTCTGACGACATCTACGTCAGCGACGAAGATTTTAACAATATGCCGTTGGAAACCGAAAAAAGATTATATACCTGGCAACCTGACCGGGTTTCAACGCCGGGTGACAATGATTGGGGATATACCTATCAACGGATTAACATCTTCAATACCGTTTTGTATAATTTGGACAGGTACAAAATTGCCAACGCCGACAACGTTCGCGGTCAGGCACTCGTGTTTAGAGCCGGAGCTTATCTTGATGCTGCGCAGGTCTGGTGCCAGGTTTATGATAAAAATACCGCAAGTTCAAAGCAAGGTCTTCCCCTTCGTCTGGTTCCGGATATGAATATTCCGTCTGTAAGGGCGACTCTTCACCAGACGTATGATCAGATTCTGGCTGACCTTCATGCCGCAATTAGCCTGTTACCTCCGTTTCAGCCTTCTGCCGTCAGACCTTCGAGAGCCACAGCACTGGGTTATCTGGCCCGGGCATATTTATACATGGGAGATTATGAAAAGTCATTGCTTTACGGCAGGGAAGCGCTTGCAACTTATAGCAGTCTGCTCGATTACAATCTGCTGAATCCCGCCGCCTCTTTTCCAATAGCTGCCGTGAATACCGAAGTCCTGATGCCCCTGTCGATGGTTTATTCCTATTTTCTGCCAACAAATCAGGCGAAAATCCCAGCGGCTCTTTACAATACCTTTGCTGATAATGATTTGCGAAAAGTGATTTTTTTCAAAAAAAACACAGTCGGAGAAGTTCTGTTTAAAGGAAATTATACCGGAAACTCTACCCGGTATTCGGGACTTGCAACCGACGAGATCTACCTTACCGTTGCGGAATCCTATGCACACACAGGGGATCTGGACCAAGCAATGCAGGTTCTTAATAAATTGCTTATCACGAGATGGAAGAAAGGAACATTTGTTCCGTACAGCGCCGCCACCAAAGCGGAAGCCTTACAGAAAATAAGCGAAGAACGGCGCAAGGAACTTCTTTTGCGCGGGCTCCGATGGGCAGACATTAAGCGCTATAATCGCGATGGCGCAAATCTCACGCTGAAAAGAGTGGTAAACGGTGTTACATTTACCCTGCCACCAAACGACCTCCGCTATGCTATCGCTATCCCGGAAGACATCATTAAAATGACCGGCATGCCTCAAAACGAAAGATAA